The Haliaeetus albicilla chromosome 4, bHalAlb1.1, whole genome shotgun sequence genomic sequence TGGCCCCGGCCGGGGCCGGTGAGGGCCAGAGCTGGCACCGCGGGCGCCTTTGGGCTGCGCTTCGCCCCGCTGCGGGGCAGGGAGTGCGACGGAggcggggcgggagggaagCGCCCTGCCGCCCCTGGGCACCGGAGATGCCGCCCACTGCCTCCGCTCACCTCCCTCGGCGCCCGTCGAGGCCAAGCCCCCTCGTTCCTGACCTGCCCGGCGTCCTCCCGTGCCTGTCGCCAAGCTGCCAGCTTGGATCCTGGCCGGGTCCCCGGGATGGCTACAGTCATGCCTTGCTCAGGCGGCAGGGCCGGCAGCATGGACGGTGCTAGGAGTCACCACCGAGGCGAGCGGCAGCTCCCCTCTTTCTGGTCCCCCCTTTCACCGccaccctcctcctgccccagctgccctggagcagcagggatgctgcccTTCACCGGGGGCACAGTGGCCCTGGCTGGTCCTGGGGCTGCAGGACCCCCGGGGCCAGCCCGTGCCTCAGTGGGGCTGGTGCCGACGACGGCGGGTGCCTGGgagtggcagcagcaggagatgaGAGGCTGCCGGGGAGCGTGGTGCTGAGCTTTGAAGGCACCCTGACAGGCTGTCGGGTCCCCGCCAGCCGCGCTgacagcctggtgcagagacacccccccgccgccgccacgcTCTGATCACAGCCTCGCCCGTCACTTCAAAGCACCCGCCGGGCTCAGGTGGGCTCCCACGCAGcctcctgccccacggctccATTCCTCCTGCCCCATGGCCCCGCTTCTCCCACCTCACAGGGTCCAGATCCACTGGGCTCCCCAGCTCCAGGGTGGGGGATACCGGGATGTGGCATTGGGGACCAAGATACACGCATGGTCCCGAGCAGCGCTGGCAGGAGGCAATTGCCTCCCAGGCCTGGCACTGTCCTGCGTCTGTGGGGCAgggcccccagccccagagcaTCCATGGTTGGGGACCCAGAGGGTCCAGGCAGGGACCCAGCGGGGACTGCAGTGCCAGGGCAGGGGACGAGCTGGGGTCCAGCATCCCTGGGCATGGGGCTCACACAGGGTGGCTGGGACAGGACATCACCCTCTGGACACTGGTGCCCACCATGCTGGGGCACTGGGGGCTGCTAGTTCACCCTGCCTGGGGTAAcgcaacacccccccccccgtcccagCCTGGCTCGGGGAGGAATTTTCCATTCACGAATGGAGGTTAGGGGAAGGCGTGTGTTTgcagcagccccctcctctccctccccttgccCGTCACCGGAGCAGCTCGGGAAGGCGCCTGCCACGCTCGCCTCCAGGAAGGCGCAGAGCAAAAGCCTCCCAGGAGGAAGAGCTCCCTGGAAGGGACCGGGGACCCCGGGCAGCCTCGCGGGCAGCCTGCACCCCACTTCCCAGAGGAgccaccctgcctgcagccatgCCGCTGCCCCTTGCCTGCTGCCAGGACAGGGAAGCCCTGGCGGTGGCTCGGGACGGCGGCGCTGCCCAGCTCACCGTTGGCATCCTGCGAGCCACCAGGATCCCCGGGCTGCACTACATGTGCACCCGGCCGCAGTCCCGCCTGCGCCGCCTGCTCTGGAGCCTGGCCTTCCTGGCCTCCGCCGGGCTGCTGGCCACCGGCGCCACTGACCGCCTGCACCACCTTCTCTCGCACCCCGTGCACACTCGTGCACGCCTCGCCTGGGCCTCCCAGCTCCGCTTCCCGGCCGTCACCCTCTGCAACCCCAACCGGGCACGCTTCCTGCACCTCACCAGGCCCGACCTCTACTCGGTGGGGCAGTGGCTGGGGCTGGCCCAGGAGAACCGCTCGCTGGTGCCCGAGATGCTGGCCGTGCTGGGGGAGGACCGGCGCGCGTGGCTGACGCGTCTTGCCAACTATTCGCGCTTCTTGCCGCCCCGCCACTCCGAGCGCACCATGCAGAGCTTCTTTCACCGCCTGGGCCACCAGATCGAGGACATGCTGGTGGAGTGCCGCTTTCAGGGAGAGCGCTGTGGCCCCCAGCACTTTGCCCCCGTGAGTCCCCACCTGGCAGGGGCCGGACAGCTGGGCTGCCCTATGAGCGCTGGGAGCGATGCCTCACCCCCCCCAGCGAGGGTGGAGGTGtggcagtgtgtgtgtgggaggcTTAGATGAGCCCTTCCAAGGGCCACGTGAGACTGTTTCCCCCCCGCAGTGCCTCCGTGGGATTGGAGAGGGGTCCCTGGACCTCATCCTGCTTGCAGAATGCCCTGCCAgatccctgcctgctccctcaCCCCCCTCTTCTCCATCCCCAGGTCTACACACGCTATGGTAAGTGCTACACCTTCAATGGGGACCGGAGGAACCCGCGGGTGACCCGCCAGGGTGGCATGGGCAACGGGCTGGAGATCATGCTGGACATCCAGCAGGAAGAGTACCTGCCCATCTGGAGAGAGACCAGTGAGTGGGGCCGTGCTACGGGCGAGGGatgctgggagggagggttgcTGGGCAAACAGGGCACCCTGAGGTGGGCTATGGCGTAAGCGGGGCACTGGAGGGGTGCTGGGCTCCAGGGTGCAGCTCGTGGTTGGGTACAGGGGCAAGGCTGAGGGCTGTCCCCATGGGCAGGCGTGCAGCCCCCGTGACCTTCTCCCGCAGACGAGACGTCATTTGAAGCTGGCATCAGGGTCCAGATCCACAGCCAGGATGAGCCGCCCTACATCCATCAGCTGGGCTTTGGTGTCTCACCCGGCTTCCAGACCTTCGTGTCCTGCCAGGAGCAGCGGGTAAGGCAGGATGCCCTACAGCCCCTGGGGAGGTGCCCGCGGGCACCTAGCCCGGCACGGCCCTGCAGCGATGTCCCTCTCGCCCTGGCAGCTCACCTACCTGCCACAGCCATGGGGGAACTGCCGGGCCAGCGTGCAGGGGGAGCAGATGCTGCCCGGCTACGACACCTACAGCATTGCTGCCTGCCGTCTGCAGTGCGAGAAGGAGGCCGTGGTGCGGAGCTGCCACTGCCGCATGGTCCACATGCCAGGTGAGGGGTGTGTGTGATGGCATGGGGGCACCCTGCTGCCATCACATGCCAGGTGATGGGTGCGTGTGATGGCATGGGGGCACCCCGCTGCCCCGATGGTCCTGCACGGGGGTGCCCTGGCCCCCTCCAGCCTGCACCCAAGgaccacccccaccccatccctctGCGCCCAAGGggcccccctgccccatcccgCTCCACCCAGGGACCACCCCATCCTCTCCGCATGCTGGGTCAGTCCCTGTCCTACACTCCTTACACCCCAGGCCAGCCTCTCCCCTGTCCGCCTTGTACCCAGGGgccacccctgccccagccaaCCTGCAGCCGAGGGCCAcccgtccccatcccctccGCACCCAGGGGCCACCCCTGCCCCATTGCCTTTAGGGGAGTGAGTCAAGGGTGGGGGGCAGAAGCGGGCCAGATTCCCACCCCCCCGACCAGCTGCTTCTCCGCAGGCAACGAGTCCATCTGCTCCCCCAACGTGTACATCGAGTGTGCTGACCACACGCTGGGTAGGTGCGGTGGCGGGCAGGAGGCTGGGAGCCAGCCGGGTGCCCCCGGAGAGGGGGCCGGGAGGGAGTGCAGCCATGCTGACGGGTGCGTGCCCCCAGACACGGCGGTGGAGGACAGCCAGGAGCGCTGCAGCTGCCCCACGCCATGCAACCTGACTCGCTACGGCAAGGAGATCTCCATGGTGCGCATCCCCAACAAGGGCTCGGCACGCTACCTCGCCCGCAAGTACAACAAGAACGAGACCTACATCCGGTGAGTTGCTGGTGCCGGGGGGGtgagcagggggctggggacCTGGGGAACCCCCACCCCACTCCTGGCAGCGTGTCAGGAGCAGGTCCTGGCACGGACGGTCCCTGCAGCATCCTCTGCTTAGGGGTGGCTGCCACTAGAGCACCTCCCTGACCCATCCgtgtcctcccagccctcctgTCGGCATCTCCCCACCCCACAGTCCCTCCTGGCCTGGGACATGCCCCTTCTGTGTCCCCACCGCACCAGCCTGAATATCTCACAAGGGCCCTGGGAGCACTTGGGagctggagggctgggggacaggggaggtttggggggcagtgggggtgGAAGGGTCAGTGACCAGGCCTCCTTGCTGAGCACTATGGTGTCCCCACAGGGAGAACTTCCTGGTGCTGGATATCTTCTTCGAGGCGCTCAACTACGAGGCCATTGAGCAGAAGAAAGCCTACGACATTGCTGGGCTTCTCGGTGACTCCCCCCACCTTCCCATGGGACCCTGAGGCGCAGAGCTCTGGGTCCCAGCCCCAGGAGGACATGGGGCTGGTCGGGGAGGGACCACACAGGGCAGGAGCCGGCCACACACTGGCTGAAGGGTGGCATGCTGCTGGCCGTCCCCTGTCCCGCATGtcccctgctccctccatcTTGCCACCCCTGCCCCTGTGACCACGCTGTCCCGCTCTGTCTGGCAGCCCTGGCACTGCCTGCAGTCCCGCTGGCCCACCCAAGGCTCCCAGCAGGCTGCACAGCATCTCCCGGTGACCATctccccctcttcttccccaggGGACATTGGGGGCCAGATGGGCCTGTTCATCGGTGCCAGCATCCTCACCATCCTGGAGATCCTGGACTATGTCTACGAGGTGCGCTCAGCCTTCAGGGCTGTGTCTCGGCTGTGGGACCAGGCGAGGTGCAGAGTGGGGGTCAGGCTTCCTGGGGAGGGAGTGCCATGCATGGCCACCCCAGAGGGCTATTATAGCCCCCAAATTGGAGAACACCCAGCAGGACGCAGTGGGGG encodes the following:
- the LOC138685078 gene encoding acid-sensing ion channel 1C-like, producing MPLPLACCQDREALAVARDGGAAQLTVGILRATRIPGLHYMCTRPQSRLRRLLWSLAFLASAGLLATGATDRLHHLLSHPVHTRARLAWASQLRFPAVTLCNPNRARFLHLTRPDLYSVGQWLGLAQENRSLVPEMLAVLGEDRRAWLTRLANYSRFLPPRHSERTMQSFFHRLGHQIEDMLVECRFQGERCGPQHFAPVSPHLAGAGQLGCPMSAGSDASPPPARVEVWQCVCGRLR
- the ASIC4 gene encoding acid-sensing ion channel 4 isoform X2: MPIEIVCKIKFAEEDEKQKEKEEGDKESLIEEPARPRSRDLAAFASASTLHGLGHICRSGRLGVRQTLWAFAFLASLAFFLYQAAKSALLYLEHPHVMALDEEAIREMVFPAITICNINRYRHSALTDADIFHLANMTGLPPKDRDGHKATDLLYPDPDMADIVNRTGHQLDDMLKSCNFSGENCSSRDFTVVYTRYGKCYTFNGDRRNPRVTRQGGMGNGLEIMLDIQQEEYLPIWRETNETSFEAGIRVQIHSQDEPPYIHQLGFGVSPGFQTFVSCQEQRLTYLPQPWGNCRASVQGEQMLPGYDTYSIAACRLQCEKEAVVRSCHCRMVHMPGNESICSPNVYIECADHTLDTAVEDSQERCSCPTPCNLTRYGKEISMVRIPNKGSARYLARKYNKNETYIRENFLVLDIFFEALNYEAIEQKKAYDIAGLLGDIGGQMGLFIGASILTILEILDYVYEVIRDRVSRVLRRSKPPLKKPSGSIATLGLEELKDQSPCETLGRHVEGTYNAGILPNHHHRHHYPHQGVFEDFAC